The following coding sequences lie in one Rutidosis leptorrhynchoides isolate AG116_Rl617_1_P2 chromosome 4, CSIRO_AGI_Rlap_v1, whole genome shotgun sequence genomic window:
- the LOC139844761 gene encoding plant UBX domain-containing protein 10-like isoform X1: MSRPLDILEASCAGLVRRMVRLPQTISRAVDQGLDLMRDVGGPRNHHQFPPPNVPVHNTFQPEWGFLASFEQQYGLVHPFFYACRFVEVLKMAQDEQKLVFLYLHSPNHPFTPPFCKNTLCSEVVVQFLDANFVSWGGAADRDEGLHMATMLRPASFPFCAVVVPHSGDSLAVVQQMEGPMTPEELLEILQTTLEEQGPSLGNKRAKEIEKRRTDIRLRQEQDAAYSTSLLADQLQEEESQLVRKKKHQDNANAKAQNAQILIRFPNGERMEKTFLERDKIGDIFKFVDSLGTSGVGSNYKLVSSFPRKVYGVDQMEMTLKDAGFYPKITLFIELE, translated from the exons ATGTCGAGACCACTGGACATTTTAGAAGCCTCATGCGCCGGACTAGTACGTAGAATGGTTAGACTCCCACAAACCATTTCACGAGCCGTGGATCAAGGTCTAGACCTAATGAGGGACGTAGGTGGACCGAGAAACCACCACCAATTTCCGCCACCAAATGTTCCTGTCCACAACACTTTTCAACCCGAATGGGGCTTTCTGGCGAGTTTTGAACAACAATATGGGCTAGTGCATCCCTTTTTCTACGCATGTAGGTTCGTAGAGGTTTTAAAGATGGCTCAAGATGAACAAAAGTTGGTGTTTCTGTACTTGCACTCACCTAACCACCCTTTTACACCACCTTTTTGCAAGAATACTTTGTGTTCTGAAGTGGTGGTGCAGTTTCTTGATGCAAATTTTGTGTCGTGGGGTGGGGCTGCCGATAGGGACGAGGGTTTGCATATGGCCACAATGCTTCGGCCTGCCAGTTTCCCATTTTGTGCGGTTGTGGTCCCTCATTCGGGCGATAGCTTAGCCGTTGTTCAACAA ATGGAGGGGCCGATGACCCCAGAAGAACTACTTGAAATacttcaaacaacactggaggaacAAGGACCATCTTTAGGTAACAAAAGGGCAAAAGAAATAGAAAAGAGGAGGACTGATATTCGGTTGAGACAAGAACAGGACGCCGCTTATTCAACATCCCTCCTAGCCGATCAG CTTCAGGAGGAAGAGTCGCAACTAGTAAGGAAAAAGAAACATCAAGATAATGCCAATGCCAAAGCACAAAATGCCCAG attttAATACGGTTTCCGAACGGGGAGAGGATGGAGAAAACGTTTTTGGAAAGAGATAAAATCGGAGACATTTTCAAGTTCGTTGATTCACTTGGCACGTCGGGAGTTGGTAGTAACTACAAACTCGTATCGAGTTTTCCTAGAAAAGTTTATGGCGTTGATCAAATGGAAATGACTCTTAAGGATGCTGGATTTTATCCTAAGATAACTCTGTTTATCGAGCTTGAATAG
- the LOC139840162 gene encoding protein neprosin-like isoform X1, which produces MVYCFSFKSTLIFTLVCILLLSVFVCESVPLNETRFKPMEELKKMIRVRTHLKKINKPSVKTIQSPDGDLIDCVVSHLQPAFDHPKLKGQKPLEGPSERPKGHNSSNNEIYETVQLWAELGYCPEGTIPIRRTTEKDVLRASSLRRFGRKIKRGVRHDTMSGGHEHAVAYVNGDEYYGAKANMNVWTPEVTDPYEFSLSQLWVISGSFGNDLNTIEAGWQVSPELYGDGFPRFFTYWTTDEYQATGCYNLLCSGIVQTNNRIAIGAAISPRSFYNGEQFDISVMIWKDPKDGHWWLQFGSGEIIGYWPSFLFSHLQKHASMVQFGGEIVNSGSNGYHTSTQMGSGHFPDEGFGKAAYFRNMQVVDWDNSLLPLVNSQLQADKSSCYDIKEGQNNEWGNYIYYGGPGRNAGCQ; this is translated from the exons ATGGTTTATTGTTTTTCTTTCAAATCCACATTAATATTCACACTTGTTTGTATCTTGTTATTGTCTGTTTTTGTTTGTGAATCTGTTCCACTAAATGAAACAAGATTTAAGCCAATGGAAGAGTTGAAGAAGATGATAAGAGTTAGAACTCATTTGAAGAAGATCAATAAACCTTCAGTCAAGACCATACAG AGTCCTGATGGTGATTTGATAGATTGTGTTGTTTCTCATCTTCAACCAGCCTTTGATCATCCTAAACTTAAAGGACAAAAGCCATTG GAAGGACCATCTGAGAGGCCAAAGGGCCATAACTCAagtaataatgaaatatatgaGACAGTTCAACTATGGGCAGAATTGGGATATTGTCCGGAAGGGACTATTCCTATCAGAAGAACTACTGAAAAAGACGTTTTACGAGCGAGTTCGTTGCGAAGATTTGGAAGAAAGATCAAAAGAGGTGTAAGACATGACACCATGAGTGGTGGGCACGAG CATGCAGTTGCTTATGTAAATGGAGATGAGTATTATGGAGCTAAGGCCAACATGAATGTATGGACACCTGAAGTTACAGATCCGTATGAGTTTAGTCTTTCACAATTATGGGTCATATCCGGTTCATTTGGCAATGATCTCAATACCATTGAAGCCGGTTGGCAG GTTAGCCCTGAGTTATACGGAGACGGTTTTCCTAGATTTTTCACCTACTGGACT ACTGATGAATACCAAGCCACGGGATGTTATAACTTGCTATGTTCAGGAATCGTTCAAACAAACAATAGAATTGCTATTGGTGCAGCAATCTCTCCTAGGTCATTTTACAACGGCGAACAATTTGATATCAGTGTTATGATATGGAAG GACCCTAAAGACGGACATTGGTGGCTCCAATTTGGGTCTGGGGAGATTATCGGATATTGGCCATCTTTCTTGTTTAGTCATTTGCAAAAACATGCAAGTATGGTACAATTTGGTGGGGAGATAGTGAACTCGGGATCAAATGGTTACCACACATCAACGCAAATGGGTAGTGGTCATTTTCCCGATGAAGGTTTTGGTAAAGCAGCGTATTTTAGGAATATGCAGGTTGTTGATTGGGACAACAGTTTGCTTCCTTTAGTAAATTCACAATTGCAGGCTGATAAATCAAGTTGTTATGATATAAAAGAAGGCCAAAATAATGAATGGGGGAATTATATTTATTATGGAGGTCCAGGAAGAAATGCAGGTTGTCAATAG
- the LOC139840162 gene encoding protein neprosin-like isoform X2: MKAMQKAVFKPMEELKKMIRVRTHLKKINKPSVKTIQSPDGDLIDCVVSHLQPAFDHPKLKGQKPLEGPSERPKGHNSSNNEIYETVQLWAELGYCPEGTIPIRRTTEKDVLRASSLRRFGRKIKRGVRHDTMSGGHEHAVAYVNGDEYYGAKANMNVWTPEVTDPYEFSLSQLWVISGSFGNDLNTIEAGWQVSPELYGDGFPRFFTYWTTDEYQATGCYNLLCSGIVQTNNRIAIGAAISPRSFYNGEQFDISVMIWKDPKDGHWWLQFGSGEIIGYWPSFLFSHLQKHASMVQFGGEIVNSGSNGYHTSTQMGSGHFPDEGFGKAAYFRNMQVVDWDNSLLPLVNSQLQADKSSCYDIKEGQNNEWGNYIYYGGPGRNAGCQ, encoded by the exons atgaaagcaatgcaaAAGGCTGT ATTTAAGCCAATGGAAGAGTTGAAGAAGATGATAAGAGTTAGAACTCATTTGAAGAAGATCAATAAACCTTCAGTCAAGACCATACAG AGTCCTGATGGTGATTTGATAGATTGTGTTGTTTCTCATCTTCAACCAGCCTTTGATCATCCTAAACTTAAAGGACAAAAGCCATTG GAAGGACCATCTGAGAGGCCAAAGGGCCATAACTCAagtaataatgaaatatatgaGACAGTTCAACTATGGGCAGAATTGGGATATTGTCCGGAAGGGACTATTCCTATCAGAAGAACTACTGAAAAAGACGTTTTACGAGCGAGTTCGTTGCGAAGATTTGGAAGAAAGATCAAAAGAGGTGTAAGACATGACACCATGAGTGGTGGGCACGAG CATGCAGTTGCTTATGTAAATGGAGATGAGTATTATGGAGCTAAGGCCAACATGAATGTATGGACACCTGAAGTTACAGATCCGTATGAGTTTAGTCTTTCACAATTATGGGTCATATCCGGTTCATTTGGCAATGATCTCAATACCATTGAAGCCGGTTGGCAG GTTAGCCCTGAGTTATACGGAGACGGTTTTCCTAGATTTTTCACCTACTGGACT ACTGATGAATACCAAGCCACGGGATGTTATAACTTGCTATGTTCAGGAATCGTTCAAACAAACAATAGAATTGCTATTGGTGCAGCAATCTCTCCTAGGTCATTTTACAACGGCGAACAATTTGATATCAGTGTTATGATATGGAAG GACCCTAAAGACGGACATTGGTGGCTCCAATTTGGGTCTGGGGAGATTATCGGATATTGGCCATCTTTCTTGTTTAGTCATTTGCAAAAACATGCAAGTATGGTACAATTTGGTGGGGAGATAGTGAACTCGGGATCAAATGGTTACCACACATCAACGCAAATGGGTAGTGGTCATTTTCCCGATGAAGGTTTTGGTAAAGCAGCGTATTTTAGGAATATGCAGGTTGTTGATTGGGACAACAGTTTGCTTCCTTTAGTAAATTCACAATTGCAGGCTGATAAATCAAGTTGTTATGATATAAAAGAAGGCCAAAATAATGAATGGGGGAATTATATTTATTATGGAGGTCCAGGAAGAAATGCAGGTTGTCAATAG
- the LOC139844761 gene encoding plant UBX domain-containing protein 10-like isoform X2: MSRPLDILEASCAGLVRRMVRLPQTISRAVDQGLDLMRDVGGPRNHHQFPPPNVPVHNTFQPEWGFLASFEQQYGLVHPFFYACRFVEVLKMAQDEQKLVFLYLHSPNHPFTPPFCKNTLCSEVVVQFLDANFVSWGGAADRDEGLHMATMLRPASFPFCAVVVPHSGDSLAVVQQMEGPMTPEELLEILQTTLEEQGPSLGNKRAKEIEKRRTDIRLRQEQDAAYSTSLLADQEEESQLVRKKKHQDNANAKAQNAQILIRFPNGERMEKTFLERDKIGDIFKFVDSLGTSGVGSNYKLVSSFPRKVYGVDQMEMTLKDAGFYPKITLFIELE; the protein is encoded by the exons ATGTCGAGACCACTGGACATTTTAGAAGCCTCATGCGCCGGACTAGTACGTAGAATGGTTAGACTCCCACAAACCATTTCACGAGCCGTGGATCAAGGTCTAGACCTAATGAGGGACGTAGGTGGACCGAGAAACCACCACCAATTTCCGCCACCAAATGTTCCTGTCCACAACACTTTTCAACCCGAATGGGGCTTTCTGGCGAGTTTTGAACAACAATATGGGCTAGTGCATCCCTTTTTCTACGCATGTAGGTTCGTAGAGGTTTTAAAGATGGCTCAAGATGAACAAAAGTTGGTGTTTCTGTACTTGCACTCACCTAACCACCCTTTTACACCACCTTTTTGCAAGAATACTTTGTGTTCTGAAGTGGTGGTGCAGTTTCTTGATGCAAATTTTGTGTCGTGGGGTGGGGCTGCCGATAGGGACGAGGGTTTGCATATGGCCACAATGCTTCGGCCTGCCAGTTTCCCATTTTGTGCGGTTGTGGTCCCTCATTCGGGCGATAGCTTAGCCGTTGTTCAACAA ATGGAGGGGCCGATGACCCCAGAAGAACTACTTGAAATacttcaaacaacactggaggaacAAGGACCATCTTTAGGTAACAAAAGGGCAAAAGAAATAGAAAAGAGGAGGACTGATATTCGGTTGAGACAAGAACAGGACGCCGCTTATTCAACATCCCTCCTAGCCGATCAG GAGGAAGAGTCGCAACTAGTAAGGAAAAAGAAACATCAAGATAATGCCAATGCCAAAGCACAAAATGCCCAG attttAATACGGTTTCCGAACGGGGAGAGGATGGAGAAAACGTTTTTGGAAAGAGATAAAATCGGAGACATTTTCAAGTTCGTTGATTCACTTGGCACGTCGGGAGTTGGTAGTAACTACAAACTCGTATCGAGTTTTCCTAGAAAAGTTTATGGCGTTGATCAAATGGAAATGACTCTTAAGGATGCTGGATTTTATCCTAAGATAACTCTGTTTATCGAGCTTGAATAG